The Elusimicrobiota bacterium genome has a segment encoding these proteins:
- a CDS encoding NAD-dependent epimerase/dehydratase family protein yields MDSVFVTGGTGFVGANLVRLLLEKGFRVRALARRGGDRRNLEGLAVEIVEGDLGDGGALQAGVRGARYVFHVAADYRIWVPRPDEMYATNIAGTIRVLEAAAAAGAEKIVHCSSVAAVRPARDRRAVDETSEYPGPEAIVGPYKKSKFLAERAALELAAKGAPIVVVNPSAPIGPYDIKPTPTGKIVVDFLRGRIPSYIDTGLNVVHVLDVALGHYLAALRGRPGQRYILGGENLTLKALLETLAEITGRPGPRFKTPYAVAWVFSALDSARARAFGAEPLAPLDAVKMAKYYMWFDSSKAGRELGFSPAAARQALVDAVAYFTSHGYSN; encoded by the coding sequence ATGGATTCCGTGTTCGTCACGGGCGGGACGGGCTTCGTCGGGGCCAACCTCGTCCGGCTTCTGCTCGAGAAGGGCTTCCGGGTCCGGGCTCTGGCTCGCCGCGGGGGCGACCGCAGGAACCTGGAGGGCCTGGCCGTCGAGATAGTGGAGGGAGACCTCGGAGACGGAGGGGCTCTGCAAGCGGGGGTTCGCGGCGCGCGCTACGTTTTCCACGTGGCCGCCGATTATCGAATCTGGGTGCCGCGGCCAGATGAGATGTACGCCACCAACATCGCCGGGACCATCAGAGTGCTCGAGGCCGCGGCGGCCGCCGGGGCCGAGAAAATCGTGCATTGCTCGAGCGTGGCCGCGGTGCGCCCCGCCCGGGACCGCCGGGCGGTTGACGAAACCTCCGAATATCCGGGCCCCGAGGCGATCGTCGGCCCCTACAAGAAGTCGAAATTCCTAGCCGAGCGCGCCGCCTTGGAGCTGGCGGCCAAGGGGGCGCCGATCGTGGTGGTCAATCCCTCGGCTCCCATCGGCCCTTACGACATCAAGCCCACTCCCACCGGAAAAATCGTGGTGGATTTCCTGAGGGGCCGCATTCCTTCTTATATAGATACGGGCTTAAACGTGGTGCACGTGCTCGACGTGGCCCTGGGACACTATCTGGCCGCCCTCAGGGGACGTCCGGGGCAGCGCTACATCCTGGGCGGCGAGAACCTCACCTTGAAGGCCCTGCTCGAGACCTTGGCAGAGATCACGGGCCGGCCCGGTCCGCGCTTCAAGACCCCGTACGCCGTGGCCTGGGTTTTCAGCGCCTTGGACAGCGCCCGGGCCAGGGCCTTCGGCGCAGAGCCGCTGGCTCCCCTGGACGCCGTGAAAATGGCAAAATATTACATGTGGTTCGATTCCTCAAAAGCGGGCCGGGAGCTTGGATTCTCGCCCGCCGCCGCGCGTCAGGCCCTGGTTGACGCGGTAGCGTATTTCACATCCCATGGCTATTCCAACTGA
- a CDS encoding polyprenyl synthetase family protein codes for MNPILERYLASRGRMVDGALKELLREKPHEPKSIRRAMSYSLFAGGKRLRPALVIAAAEACGLRARRVLKAAAALEMIHTYSLIHDDLPAMDDDDLRRGKPTNHKIFGEAVAILAGDGLLTYAFEVLAENASELGLDARGSLELVRVVARGAGTRGMVGGQVADLEAEGWRKRNGGFNPGKALEYIHLHKTAALITASLEAGALLARGSSAQRAALRRYGRSIGLAFQIADDILDVVGDKKLLGKNGSDAKNRKLTYASLYGLENARGKAAILIRAAHRALRPFRDNVPVLHSLADYIVERDK; via the coding sequence ATGAATCCCATCCTGGAGCGCTATCTGGCCTCCCGCGGCCGCATGGTGGACGGGGCTCTTAAGGAACTGCTCCGCGAGAAGCCTCACGAGCCCAAGAGCATCCGCCGGGCCATGAGCTATTCCCTTTTCGCCGGCGGCAAGCGCCTGCGCCCTGCCCTGGTGATCGCGGCCGCGGAGGCCTGCGGCCTGCGGGCACGGCGCGTGCTCAAGGCCGCGGCCGCGCTGGAGATGATCCATACCTATTCCCTCATTCACGACGACTTGCCCGCCATGGACGACGATGACCTCAGGCGCGGCAAGCCCACCAACCACAAGATCTTCGGTGAGGCCGTCGCGATCCTGGCCGGCGACGGGCTGTTGACCTACGCTTTCGAAGTGCTCGCCGAGAACGCCTCCGAGCTTGGCCTGGATGCCCGCGGCTCCCTGGAGCTCGTCCGCGTCGTGGCCAGGGGTGCGGGGACCCGGGGCATGGTGGGCGGGCAGGTGGCCGATCTCGAGGCAGAGGGCTGGCGCAAGCGCAACGGCGGCTTTAACCCGGGGAAGGCCCTGGAATACATCCATCTCCACAAAACCGCCGCCCTCATCACGGCGAGCCTGGAGGCCGGGGCGCTGCTCGCGAGGGGGAGCTCCGCCCAGCGCGCCGCCCTGCGGCGCTACGGGCGCTCCATCGGGCTCGCCTTCCAGATCGCCGACGATATCCTGGACGTGGTGGGAGACAAGAAGCTGCTCGGCAAGAACGGCTCGGACGCCAAGAACCGCAAGCTCACCTACGCCTCCCTTTACGGACTTGAGAACGCCCGCGGGAAGGCCGCGATTTTGATTCGGGCCGCGCACCGGGCCCTGCGGCCTTTCAGGGACAATGTCCCGGTGCTCCACAGCCTCGCGGATTACATCGTGGAGAGGGACAAATAA
- a CDS encoding 1-deoxy-D-xylulose-5-phosphate synthase, with amino-acid sequence MEFLSKIESPEDLRKLPPESLPQAVSELRQCIINAISRIGGHFGSSLGAADITVALHYVFNTPQDKLVWDTGHQTYGHKILTGRRDSLGRIRQYGGISGFLRRAESPYDAFGAGHASTAISAALGLAAARDLKGEKHKVVAIVSDGCMTGGESYEGLQNAGMLQSDIVVILNDNQMFISHRVGALGTFLAKLLTLGAVRNAEDQIKKFLTRFRFWGASILRVAKRTKVLLFPGMLFEEMGFAYFGPVDGHDVKQLVRILKHVKELKGPILLHCVTKKGKGYAPAEADAIAWHGPGKFDVASGRFLKAPVAKPAPPNYTAVFSKALLREAERDPRIVAITAAMPEGTGLDAFRDKFPRRYFDVGLAEQHAVTFAGGLACGGYRPIVAIYSTFLQRAFDQIEHDVCLQNLPVIFCLDRAGLVGEDGPTHHGVFDYSYLRTIPGMTIMAPADENELQHMLRTAIELGAPVALRYPRGAGVGVSMDSEPKLLPVGKGVRCKEGRDVTLLAVGSRVHPAVEAAQILADRGISAGVLNMRFVKPIDAELLLEAAARTPRLVTVEDHVLDGGFGSAVLEALGRGSGPALGPAGARVLRLGISDHFVEHGAQALLYDSLGLSAPRIAERVAEWIGRKPAACDGTAAAAQEI; translated from the coding sequence ATGGAATTTCTGTCCAAGATCGAGTCTCCGGAGGATTTGCGCAAGCTCCCGCCGGAGAGCCTCCCCCAGGCGGTGTCGGAGCTGCGCCAGTGCATCATCAACGCCATCTCCAGGATCGGCGGGCATTTCGGCTCGAGCTTGGGCGCTGCCGACATCACGGTGGCCCTGCACTACGTCTTCAATACCCCCCAGGACAAGTTGGTCTGGGATACCGGGCATCAGACCTATGGCCACAAGATATTGACCGGACGCCGGGACTCCCTCGGCCGCATCCGGCAATACGGCGGCATCTCGGGCTTTCTGCGTCGCGCCGAGTCTCCTTACGACGCATTCGGGGCGGGCCATGCCTCCACCGCTATCTCGGCGGCCCTGGGACTGGCCGCGGCGCGCGATCTCAAGGGCGAGAAGCACAAGGTGGTGGCCATAGTCTCCGATGGCTGCATGACCGGAGGGGAGTCCTATGAGGGGCTCCAGAACGCGGGAATGCTGCAGAGCGATATCGTGGTCATCTTGAACGACAACCAGATGTTCATCTCCCACCGGGTGGGGGCTCTTGGAACCTTCCTTGCCAAGCTCCTGACCTTGGGTGCTGTGCGCAATGCCGAGGACCAGATAAAGAAATTCCTCACTCGCTTCAGGTTCTGGGGCGCGAGCATCCTGCGGGTGGCCAAGAGGACCAAGGTCCTGCTTTTTCCGGGCATGCTTTTCGAGGAGATGGGGTTCGCCTATTTCGGCCCGGTGGACGGGCACGACGTCAAGCAGCTGGTGCGCATCCTCAAGCACGTCAAGGAGCTCAAAGGGCCGATACTTCTGCACTGCGTCACCAAGAAGGGTAAGGGCTACGCCCCGGCCGAGGCCGACGCCATCGCCTGGCATGGCCCCGGGAAATTCGACGTGGCGAGCGGCAGGTTCCTGAAGGCGCCGGTCGCCAAGCCCGCCCCCCCCAATTACACCGCGGTGTTCTCGAAGGCCCTCCTGCGAGAGGCCGAGCGGGACCCGCGCATCGTGGCCATCACCGCGGCCATGCCAGAGGGAACAGGCCTTGACGCCTTCAGGGATAAATTCCCCCGCCGCTATTTCGACGTGGGCCTGGCCGAGCAGCACGCGGTGACCTTCGCCGGGGGGCTGGCCTGCGGGGGCTACCGCCCGATCGTGGCCATATATTCGACTTTCCTCCAGAGGGCCTTCGATCAGATAGAGCACGACGTCTGTCTGCAGAACCTTCCGGTGATCTTCTGTCTTGACCGGGCGGGCCTGGTCGGGGAGGACGGCCCGACTCACCATGGAGTGTTCGACTACTCCTACCTGCGCACAATACCAGGCATGACGATCATGGCTCCCGCCGATGAGAACGAGCTCCAGCACATGCTGAGGACCGCGATTGAGCTCGGGGCTCCGGTGGCCCTGCGTTACCCCAGGGGAGCGGGAGTGGGGGTCTCTATGGATTCGGAGCCCAAGCTCCTGCCCGTGGGAAAGGGCGTGCGCTGCAAGGAGGGCCGCGACGTGACCTTGCTCGCCGTCGGCAGCAGGGTCCATCCCGCGGTGGAGGCAGCGCAGATCCTCGCTGACAGAGGCATCTCCGCGGGGGTCTTGAACATGAGGTTCGTAAAACCCATTGACGCCGAGCTCCTGCTCGAGGCCGCGGCCAGGACTCCCCGCTTGGTGACGGTGGAGGACCATGTGCTCGACGGCGGCTTCGGCAGCGCGGTGCTGGAGGCCCTGGGGCGCGGCAGCGGCCCCGCGCTGGGCCCCGCTGGGGCCCGTGTGTTGCGCTTGGGAATCAGCGACCACTTCGTTGAGCACGGGGCTCAGGCGTTGCTGTACGACTCTCTCGGGTTGTCCGCTCCAAGAATCGCGGAACGCGTGGCGGAGTGGATCGGGCGCAAACCCGCGGCTTGCGACGGGACCGCGGCCGCCGCGCAGGAGATTTAA
- the ispH gene encoding 4-hydroxy-3-methylbut-2-enyl diphosphate reductase, with protein sequence MTTQTPSKIKVDKLILAKLRGFCAGVVRAIDIVEKALDVCGGKVYVRHEIIHNRYVVDELRAKGAVFVEDLSEVPPGSWLIFSAHGVSPAVVQEAKDRKLNIIDATCPLVTKVHLEALAYAKRGYTIILIGHDDHVETIGTMGYALESIRVVGSVEQAEKVELPNPEKVAYLTQTTLSLDDTQEIVGVLQRRFPHLKTPSKDDICYATQNRQNAVKAMAPAIDLLLVLGAPNSSNSLRLCEVAKSKGLPSYLIERASDIKDEWLSGVRNLGLTAGASAPEILVQEVIKHCQARYGVGRVEEFETVEEDVHFSLPYELEQIIKNRQVP encoded by the coding sequence ATGACCACGCAAACGCCGTCGAAAATCAAGGTGGACAAGCTCATCCTGGCCAAGCTCCGCGGCTTTTGCGCGGGCGTGGTCCGGGCCATCGACATCGTGGAGAAGGCCTTGGACGTCTGCGGCGGCAAGGTTTACGTGCGCCACGAGATCATCCACAACCGCTACGTGGTCGACGAGCTGCGCGCCAAGGGCGCCGTCTTCGTGGAGGATTTAAGCGAGGTTCCCCCCGGCTCCTGGCTGATCTTCTCGGCCCACGGGGTGAGCCCGGCCGTGGTCCAGGAAGCCAAGGACAGGAAGCTCAACATCATAGACGCCACCTGCCCCTTGGTGACCAAGGTCCATCTGGAGGCCCTGGCCTACGCCAAGAGAGGCTACACCATCATCCTCATCGGCCACGACGACCATGTCGAGACCATCGGGACCATGGGCTACGCCCTCGAGAGCATTCGAGTGGTGGGAAGCGTGGAGCAGGCAGAAAAAGTCGAGCTGCCCAATCCCGAGAAGGTCGCCTACCTCACCCAGACCACCTTGAGCTTGGACGACACCCAGGAGATCGTGGGCGTGCTCCAGCGGCGATTCCCGCATCTCAAGACCCCGTCCAAGGACGACATCTGCTACGCCACACAGAACCGCCAGAACGCGGTCAAGGCCATGGCCCCGGCCATAGACCTCCTGTTGGTTCTGGGAGCTCCGAACAGCTCCAACTCCCTGCGCCTCTGCGAGGTCGCCAAGTCCAAGGGCCTGCCCTCGTATCTCATCGAGCGGGCCTCCGACATTAAGGACGAGTGGCTCTCCGGAGTGCGCAACCTGGGGCTCACCGCCGGCGCCTCCGCCCCCGAAATACTGGTGCAGGAAGTGATCAAGCACTGCCAGGCCCGTTACGGTGTCGGCCGGGTCGAGGAATTCGAGACGGTCGAGGAGGACGTCCATTTCTCCCTCCCCTACGAGCTCGAGCAAATCATCAAGAACAGGCAAGTCCCATGA
- the orn gene encoding oligoribonuclease gives MEANEKNMVWLDLEMTGLDPERDVILEIATVATNSELKILAEGPCLAISQPEWVLAQMDPWCIEQHAKTGLTQRSRNSAVTLEEAQARTLEFVSRHCQPQKAPLCGNTIGQDRRFLIKYMPRLHDYFHYRSIDVSSIKELVRRWYPNEKYVYSKSKQHQALADIYESIAELSHYRRTVFK, from the coding sequence ATGGAAGCCAACGAAAAAAACATGGTTTGGCTTGACTTGGAGATGACGGGCCTCGACCCAGAAAGGGACGTGATCCTGGAAATCGCGACCGTGGCGACCAACAGCGAGCTCAAGATCCTGGCTGAAGGGCCGTGCCTGGCCATCTCCCAGCCCGAGTGGGTCTTAGCACAGATGGACCCTTGGTGCATCGAGCAGCACGCCAAGACCGGCCTCACGCAGCGCTCCCGGAACTCCGCGGTCACCTTGGAGGAGGCCCAGGCCCGCACTTTGGAGTTCGTCTCCCGCCATTGCCAGCCGCAGAAGGCGCCTCTGTGCGGCAATACCATCGGCCAGGACCGCCGCTTCCTCATAAAGTACATGCCGCGCCTGCACGACTACTTCCATTACCGCAGCATCGACGTAAGCTCCATCAAGGAGTTGGTGCGGCGCTGGTATCCCAACGAGAAGTACGTCTACTCCAAGAGCAAGCAGCACCAAGCCTTGGCGGACATCTACGAATCAATCGCCGAGCTCTCCCATTACCGGCGGACCGTGTTCAAATAG
- a CDS encoding LPP20 family lipoprotein: protein MRSANAVTAKFSSFLFAAALALAAGCATRHVPGPIAEKGPEWVNKGNGAFKDGGQGAFYGVGIAQGIRNRALAVTASDDRARAEIAKIMETYIAVLTKDYMASTTAGDMSKSSEEQHVSSTLKSFAKVTLRGAMIIDHWKDPSDGTLFALCKLDLAAVKRTLEESKELDNKMRDFVRANAEKAFDELSAEEAKH from the coding sequence ATGCGAAGCGCGAACGCGGTAACCGCAAAATTCAGTTCCTTTTTATTCGCGGCGGCCTTGGCCCTGGCGGCCGGCTGCGCCACGAGACACGTCCCGGGCCCCATCGCCGAAAAGGGGCCGGAGTGGGTCAATAAAGGGAACGGAGCCTTCAAGGACGGCGGACAGGGCGCCTTCTACGGCGTCGGGATCGCCCAGGGCATCCGCAATCGGGCCCTGGCCGTGACCGCCTCCGACGACCGAGCCCGGGCCGAGATCGCCAAGATCATGGAGACCTATATCGCGGTCCTGACCAAGGACTACATGGCTTCCACCACGGCCGGAGACATGTCCAAATCGAGCGAGGAACAGCATGTGAGCTCCACCTTGAAGAGCTTCGCCAAGGTCACTTTGCGCGGGGCCATGATCATAGATCACTGGAAGGATCCCTCGGACGGCACGCTATTTGCCCTGTGCAAGCTTGACCTGGCTGCGGTCAAGAGAACCTTGGAGGAATCCAAGGAGCTGGACAATAAAATGAGGGATTTCGTTCGGGCCAACGCCGAGAAGGCCTTCGACGAGCTTTCCGCCGAGGAAGCCAAGCACTAG
- a CDS encoding penicillin-binding protein activator LpoB, whose protein sequence is MAHSGRGFMLCAALAAAAGCASTSVQRMDVGEVKDISGRWNDTDSRLVAEEMIRDCLARPWLPKAASEKGASPTVIVGTVKNQSHEHIATDTFVEALQRELINSDKVEFVASKGERGEVREERLDQDTNSSEETRKAHGQEAGADFMLSGTINSIQDKEGGKEVVLYQVNLKLLNMKSNKIAWNGQKQIKKFIKRARASW, encoded by the coding sequence ATGGCTCATTCTGGCAGGGGATTTATGCTCTGCGCGGCGCTGGCCGCGGCGGCGGGATGCGCTTCGACCTCGGTCCAGCGCATGGACGTGGGCGAAGTCAAGGACATCAGCGGCCGCTGGAACGACACCGACTCGCGCTTGGTCGCCGAGGAGATGATTCGGGACTGCCTGGCCAGGCCCTGGCTCCCCAAGGCCGCCTCGGAGAAGGGGGCTTCCCCCACCGTCATCGTGGGCACGGTGAAAAACCAGAGCCACGAACACATCGCCACCGACACCTTCGTGGAAGCCCTCCAGCGCGAGCTCATCAACTCCGACAAGGTCGAGTTCGTGGCCAGCAAGGGCGAGAGGGGCGAGGTGCGGGAGGAGCGTCTGGACCAGGACACAAACTCCTCGGAGGAAACGCGCAAGGCTCACGGCCAGGAGGCCGGCGCCGACTTCATGCTGAGCGGCACCATCAATTCGATCCAGGACAAGGAAGGCGGCAAGGAAGTCGTCCTTTACCAGGTGAACCTCAAACTCCTCAACATGAAGTCCAATAAAATCGCCTGGAACGGCCAGAAGCAGATCAAGAAGTTCATCAAGAGAGCCAGAGCCTCCTGGTAA
- a CDS encoding LPP20 family lipoprotein, whose translation MKSIALAAMSLAAAASLWAGEPKKEWADGSSIEFPNEKYIIGVGVADSRAAAEDRARAEIAKIFSAQVTVSDASSALEASRQEGAKKESSFSQAVSQSVQTTSRKILEDAPIKDHWQDPATREQYALAVLDRGKGMLAVQEKISDFDRQIAQWKAEMEKAQEKFTLVKSAMKLMALLKARADVNSELRILDPEGKTIPSPVDEATLRIQAGKALAELEVMVDVGEGSNRVETGIIQGLNKAGLQARAGAAGAPADIAVEGRFETKPVEGGDPRWKWARSTGSFKLKDKAGKIFLAFEVTDRQASADYSEALRRVQVELAKKASSQVSSAVTEYFENQ comes from the coding sequence ATGAAAAGCATTGCACTCGCCGCGATGTCCCTGGCGGCCGCCGCGTCTCTCTGGGCCGGAGAGCCTAAGAAGGAATGGGCCGATGGCTCCAGCATCGAATTTCCGAATGAGAAATACATTATTGGAGTGGGCGTGGCCGACAGCCGGGCCGCGGCCGAGGATAGGGCGCGCGCGGAAATCGCGAAGATATTCTCGGCCCAAGTCACGGTCAGCGACGCATCAAGCGCCCTGGAGGCGAGCCGCCAGGAGGGCGCCAAGAAAGAGTCGAGCTTCTCCCAGGCCGTCAGCCAGAGCGTGCAGACCACGTCGCGCAAAATTCTCGAGGATGCCCCGATCAAGGACCATTGGCAGGACCCCGCAACCAGGGAGCAGTACGCCTTGGCCGTGCTCGACCGGGGCAAGGGCATGCTGGCCGTTCAGGAAAAGATATCGGATTTCGACCGCCAAATCGCGCAATGGAAGGCGGAGATGGAGAAGGCCCAGGAAAAATTCACCCTCGTCAAATCCGCCATGAAGCTCATGGCCTTGCTCAAGGCCCGGGCGGACGTCAATTCCGAGCTGCGCATCCTCGATCCGGAGGGAAAGACCATCCCCAGCCCGGTTGACGAGGCGACCTTGCGCATCCAAGCCGGCAAGGCCCTTGCCGAGCTCGAGGTCATGGTGGACGTTGGAGAGGGCTCAAACCGCGTGGAAACGGGCATCATCCAGGGGCTCAACAAGGCGGGCCTCCAAGCCCGGGCCGGGGCTGCCGGGGCTCCCGCCGACATCGCGGTCGAGGGGCGCTTTGAGACCAAGCCCGTGGAGGGCGGCGATCCGCGCTGGAAATGGGCGCGGAGCACGGGCTCCTTCAAGCTCAAGGACAAGGCGGGCAAGATTTTCCTGGCTTTCGAGGTGACGGACCGCCAGGCCTCGGCCGACTACAGCGAGGCCCTGCGCCGCGTCCAGGTCGAGCTCGCCAAGAAAGCCTCGTCCCAGGTGAGTTCGGCCGTTACGGAATACTTCGAGAATCAGTGA
- a CDS encoding AsmA family protein yields MAMRGKLKILVGIAAAFLGLSLLIAALAPFLLRKYLPPEKIRALLVGQAQKTLRRELRLGEVSWSLVKGLSARDLAVSEFPDFKAGTFAQMRSFDLKVRILPLLRRKLIVDRVRIEGLALSVVKRSDGSYNFTDLSASSAPAKPQPSAGAAAGAGVALPLSFDVNRAHISGSRFTYQDLAQGEHAEISGLEAVIKNFRLSGPFELELSFKSSGRLFKRSVRGGLSFSGSLDLGNQDPARISADIKQLTVRYLDWRAQAEGKIENLKKPKGQLAFSFLSKEAEILSGEVSGAAVLPGPEAQAAFEGDFQVKTPGFKGNALSGLVASLPPGLRVPAFKSSGRAALKGDALELSPLKLEGSAGIMDISGRISGWKAKKPDLDIHIASRLNLPELKAEDIPLLKLAPKLVMPAAKVDLQAGIKGQDLSLSRLRLETRQGSFQASGTVKKATSPKPEFDLEMAANLSIPAFNTSALPVPVAQIPPGLSVPPFSLDAQVTLKGTDARISRFNLKTGWGKMAATGVVRQALGDKPLPDLSLSVDLDLPELKAGEIPFLKLPPSFITPAAAIAGRVRLQGDTLSVDSLEAKNKAGMVAVSGVVQKAFSRRPKPNLDVTAKLSLPALRAADIPFAGLPAGLELPPSRWDGALSATLDEAKIKSLRILIGSNDVELSGKISALRAPRPSLDLLVKCRSFVLEELTKLTPKTREMELSGRGFLAIAISGKPDKPVLEGKMQFKGLGATVAGLKLSDFTGTVKFDEKRIDIPNLKGQVADGALSMDLTVKNYGKAPDIDLDASLSQFDLGKFLAAKAALKAAAEHPSGALAQETAQPHKEEGRPLINAKGRFAVAKLTHPNAECRDLRLSWDLGGISPDMSKLGGWAKMQVAGGKFNNLGMLATQSPLVKVLIFPLLIFQKIGSLGGIRLFPDFNNIDFSEIAGDYAFKEGVMTLQDSHLYSDAANVNSQGRIDLPAEKLDLTVTAQVANIAPMDIDVKGTFSSPSTKLKVGKFLAEPAKQLIENIFRK; encoded by the coding sequence ATGGCCATGCGCGGGAAATTGAAGATTCTGGTTGGAATCGCCGCGGCGTTCCTCGGGCTTTCCCTGCTCATCGCGGCCCTGGCTCCTTTCCTGCTCAGGAAGTACCTGCCTCCGGAGAAAATCCGCGCCCTGCTCGTCGGCCAGGCGCAAAAAACCCTGAGACGCGAGCTGCGCCTGGGGGAGGTCTCCTGGAGCCTGGTCAAGGGACTTTCCGCCAGGGACCTCGCCGTGTCCGAATTCCCCGACTTCAAGGCGGGCACCTTCGCGCAGATGCGCTCCTTCGACCTGAAGGTCCGGATTCTGCCGCTCCTGCGCCGGAAACTTATCGTGGACCGGGTCAGAATCGAGGGCTTGGCCCTGTCCGTGGTCAAACGCAGCGACGGCTCCTACAATTTCACGGACTTGTCGGCCTCGAGCGCTCCGGCCAAGCCCCAGCCCTCCGCCGGGGCCGCGGCCGGAGCGGGCGTGGCCCTTCCGCTCTCCTTCGACGTCAACCGCGCCCACATCTCGGGCAGCCGCTTCACTTACCAGGATTTGGCTCAAGGCGAGCATGCGGAAATCTCGGGGCTCGAGGCCGTGATCAAGAATTTCCGCCTGAGCGGGCCTTTCGAGCTGGAGCTTTCCTTCAAGAGCTCGGGGAGGCTCTTCAAGCGCTCCGTCCGCGGGGGGCTGTCTTTCTCCGGCTCGCTGGACCTGGGAAACCAGGACCCGGCGAGAATCTCGGCCGACATAAAACAACTCACCGTCCGCTATCTTGACTGGCGAGCCCAAGCCGAGGGAAAGATCGAAAATCTCAAAAAGCCGAAAGGGCAATTGGCTTTCAGCTTCCTATCGAAGGAAGCTGAAATACTGAGCGGTGAAGTTTCCGGCGCCGCCGTCCTGCCCGGGCCCGAGGCCCAGGCCGCTTTCGAGGGGGATTTCCAGGTGAAGACCCCCGGCTTCAAAGGGAATGCCTTGAGCGGCCTGGTGGCATCCCTTCCTCCGGGACTGCGCGTGCCCGCCTTCAAATCCTCCGGAAGGGCCGCCCTTAAAGGGGACGCGCTCGAGCTTTCTCCCCTCAAACTTGAAGGCTCGGCGGGTATCATGGATATTTCTGGGCGGATTTCGGGCTGGAAAGCCAAGAAGCCGGACCTGGATATCCATATCGCCTCCCGCTTGAACCTGCCGGAGCTTAAGGCCGAAGACATTCCCCTGCTCAAACTTGCGCCCAAGCTCGTCATGCCCGCGGCCAAGGTAGACCTTCAGGCCGGGATAAAAGGGCAGGACCTGAGCCTCTCTCGCTTGCGCCTGGAAACGCGGCAAGGATCTTTCCAGGCCTCGGGAACGGTGAAAAAAGCGACCTCTCCCAAGCCGGAATTCGACCTCGAGATGGCGGCCAACCTTTCCATTCCCGCCTTTAATACCTCGGCCCTCCCTGTGCCCGTTGCGCAGATCCCGCCCGGCCTGAGCGTGCCGCCCTTTTCCCTTGACGCCCAGGTCACCCTTAAGGGGACCGACGCGCGGATTTCCAGGTTCAACCTCAAGACGGGCTGGGGAAAAATGGCCGCCACGGGCGTGGTCAGGCAGGCGCTGGGAGACAAGCCGCTCCCCGATCTCTCCCTTTCCGTCGATCTAGACTTGCCCGAGCTCAAGGCCGGAGAGATTCCTTTCTTGAAGCTTCCGCCGAGCTTCATCACCCCCGCGGCCGCCATCGCGGGCCGGGTTCGTCTCCAGGGCGACACTTTGAGCGTTGACAGCCTCGAGGCCAAGAACAAGGCCGGAATGGTCGCGGTGTCGGGGGTGGTGCAGAAGGCCTTCTCGCGGCGCCCGAAGCCCAACCTCGACGTTACGGCCAAGCTCTCTTTGCCCGCTCTGCGTGCCGCCGATATCCCGTTTGCGGGCCTTCCCGCGGGCCTTGAGCTTCCGCCTTCCCGTTGGGACGGGGCGCTCTCCGCGACTTTGGACGAGGCCAAGATCAAGTCCTTGAGAATTCTCATCGGAAGCAATGATGTTGAACTCTCCGGCAAGATCTCCGCCTTGCGCGCGCCCAGGCCCAGTCTAGACCTCCTAGTGAAGTGCCGTTCCTTCGTGCTCGAAGAGCTCACGAAACTTACGCCCAAAACGAGGGAAATGGAGCTCTCCGGCCGGGGATTTTTAGCCATCGCGATTTCAGGCAAGCCAGACAAGCCGGTTCTCGAGGGGAAGATGCAGTTCAAGGGTCTGGGCGCGACCGTGGCCGGGCTCAAGCTCTCGGATTTCACCGGCACGGTCAAGTTCGACGAGAAGCGCATCGACATCCCGAACCTCAAGGGGCAAGTCGCCGATGGAGCCTTGAGCATGGATCTGACCGTTAAGAACTACGGTAAGGCCCCGGACATCGACCTCGACGCTTCCTTAAGCCAATTCGACCTGGGGAAATTCTTGGCCGCGAAAGCCGCCTTGAAGGCCGCGGCCGAACATCCCTCGGGAGCTCTCGCCCAGGAGACCGCGCAACCCCACAAAGAAGAAGGGCGTCCCCTCATCAACGCCAAGGGAAGGTTTGCCGTGGCTAAGCTCACCCACCCCAACGCCGAATGCCGGGACCTGCGCCTGAGCTGGGACCTGGGGGGGATTTCTCCGGACATGAGCAAGCTTGGGGGCTGGGCCAAGATGCAGGTGGCCGGGGGAAAATTCAACAACTTGGGGATGCTCGCCACCCAATCGCCGCTGGTCAAGGTGCTGATATTTCCTCTCCTCATTTTTCAAAAAATCGGAAGTTTGGGGGGGATCAGGCTCTTCCCGGACTTCAACAACATCGATTTCAGCGAGATCGCGGGAGACTACGCCTTCAAGGAAGGGGTCATGACTTTGCAGGACAGCCACCTCTACAGCGACGCCGCCAACGTAAACTCCCAGGGCCGGATCGACCTGCCGGCCGAGAAGCTCGACCTCACTGTCACGGCCCAGGTCGCCAATATCGCCCCCATGGACATAGACGTCAAGGGCACCTTCTCCTCGCCCTCCACCAAGCTCAAGGTCGGCAAGTTCCTGGCCGAGCCCGCCAAGCAGCTCATCGAGAACATCTTCCGCAAATAG